From one Coffea eugenioides isolate CCC68of chromosome 11, Ceug_1.0, whole genome shotgun sequence genomic stretch:
- the LOC113751156 gene encoding G-type lectin S-receptor-like serine/threonine-protein kinase SD2-5: MDWIDSNGLILLSNNSTFAFGFNSLPNVTMSQLVVIHKGSSTIIWSANRGNPIQSSDFFILDMNGNAYLKSGGITIWSTETSNKGVVAMELLDSGNLVLVGNDSSIIWQSFSHPTDTLVSNQEFTEGMKLVSNPNSDNLSYSLEIKSRDVILSALYHFPQPYWTMGMDARRITNSDGGDVVSATLNSNSWKFYNQDKVLLWHFVFSYNHDENATWVAVLGNEGFITFSLLQGDGSISASSIQIPQDLCSRPAACDPYFVCNIGGKCLCPSVLPSCTQGSVSFCDRSQDSVELVDAGDSLSYFALGFIPPSSKTDLHGCKASCQGNCSCAAMFFDDSGNCFLFDQIGSLQHSSNGRQYAAYIKVLTNASGGANQGGGGINKTRLVIVIVIVISSVLAILGLLYAGYQYHQTKNKALPESPRESSEEEIFLENLSGMPVRFSYNDLQTATDNFSKKLGQGGFGSVYWGILPDGTKLAVKKLESIGQGRKEFRAEVSIIGSIHHLHLVRLKGFCAEGNDRLLVYEYMGNGSLDRWLFQKNKREFVLDWETRYSIALGTAKGLAYLHEDCVVKIVHCDIKPENVLLDDHFLAKVSDFGLAKLMTREESNVFTTIRGTRGYLAPEWITNRAISEKSDVYSYGLVLLEIIGGRKAFVPSEFSEKSHFPSYAFKMFKDGKLNDIIDASLKIDEKDERASTAIKVALWCIQDEMSLRPSMAKVVQMLEGICPVPPPPPSSQLGSRLYAGFFNSMSVEGAGALPGPPKSNNDAYLSAVRLSGPR; this comes from the coding sequence ATGGACTGGATAGACAGTAATGGGTTGATTCTTCTTTCCAACAATTCGACTTTCGCATTTGGTTTCAATTCCCTACCAAATGTCACTATGTCTCAACTTGTGGTTATTCACAAGGGCAGCTCAACGATCATTTGGTCTGCTAATAGAGGCAATCCAATTCAAAGTTCAGATTTCTTCATACTCGACATGAACGGGAATGCTTACCTGAAAAGTGGGGGAATCACTATTTGGTCCACAGAAACCTCTAACAAAGGAGTTGTAGCAATGGAATTGCTGGATTCAGGGAATTTGGTACTTGTTGGCAATGATAGCAGTATAATATGGCAGAGCTTTAGCCATCCCACTGATACCCTCGTGTCGAATCAGGAGTTCACTGAAGGAATGAAACTTGTAAGCAATCCCAACTCCGATAATTTGAGCTACTCTCTTGAGATAAAGTCTAGAGATGTAATTCTATCAGCACTTTATCATTTCCCACAGCCTTATTGGACCATGGGAATGGATGCCAGAAGAATCACTAACTCAGATGGGGGGGATGTGGTATCTGCAACTCTTAATAGCAATTCTTGGAAGTTTTATAATCAAGATAAAGTGTTACtttggcattttgttttctcttataaTCATGATGAAAATGCCACATGGGTGGCAGTTTTGGGAAATGAAGGTTTCATCACTTTCAGCCTTCTTCAGGGTGATGGTTCCATTAGTGCCTCCTCGATACAAATACCACAAGATCTGTGCAGTAGACCTGCAGCTTGCGATCCATATTTTGTTTGTAACATCGGAGGCAAATGCCTATGCCCTTCAGTCCTTCCTTCTTGCACACAAGGTAGTGTCTCATTCTGCGATAGGTCACAGGACTCTGTGGAGCTTGTTGATGCAGGGGATAGTCTTAGTTACTTTGCTCTTGGTTTTATTCCACCCTCTTCTAAAACAGACTTACATGGCTGCAAAGCCTCTTGCCAAGGAAACTGCTCTTGTGCTGCTATGTTCTTTGACGACTCAGGAAACTGTTTTTTGTTTGATCAGATAGGAAGCTTGCAGCACTCCAGTAACGGTCGTCAATATGCTGCTTATATTAAGGTCTTGACCAATGCAAGTGGTGGGGCAAATCAAGGAGGTGGTGGAATTAACAAAACACGCCTTGTGATTGTCATCGTGATTGTGATCTCAAGTGTGCTCGCTATTCTAGGTCTCCTTTATGCAGGTTATCAGTACCACCAGACGAAAAACAAGGCATTGCCTGAATCCCCTAGAGAGTCTTCGGAGGAggaaatttttttggaaaatttatCGGGAATGCCAGTTCGTTTTAGCTACAATGATCTTCAGACTGCAACTGATAACTTCAGCAAGAAGCTTGGTCAAGGTGGTTTTGGTTCAGTTTATTGGGGGATTCTCCCTGATGGAACTAAATTGGCTGTGAAGAAATTGGAAAGCATTGGACAAGGGAGGAAAGAATTTCGAGCTGAAGTTAGTATTATTGGGAGCattcatcatcttcatttggTCAGGCTTAAAGGCTTTTGTGCTGAAGGAAATGACCGTCTTCTTGTGTACGAGTACATGGGAAATGGATCTCTTGATAGATGGCTTTTCCAGAAGAATAAAAGGGAATTCGTGTTGGATTGGGAAACTAGATACAGCATTGCACTTGGAACAGCTAAAGGTCTGGCTTACCTCCATGAAGATTGTGTAGTGAAGATCGTTCACTGTGATATAAAGCCTGAGAATGTTCTTCTTGATGACCACTTTCTGGCAAAAGTCTCAGATTTTGGTCTTGCTAAGCTTATGACTCGAGAGGAGAGCAATGTTTTCACCACAATAAGGGGAACAAGGGGGTATCTTGCACCAGAATGGATCACAAACCGCGCCATATCAGAGAAGAGCGATGTTTACAGTTATGGCCTAGTGCTGCTTGAGATAATTGGGGGTCGAAAGGCCTTCGTTCCGTCAGAGTTCTCAGAGAAATCCCATTTTCCATCATATGCTTTTAAAATGTTCAAAGATGGAAAACTGAACGACATCATTGATGCAAGTTTAAAGATAGATGAAAAAGATGAGAGAGCTTCTACAGCAATTAAAGTTGCTTTGTGGTGCATACAGGATGAAATGTCCCTAAGACCATCAATGGCCAAGGTAGTTCAGATGCTGGAAGGAATCTGTCCTGTCCCTCCACCACCACCTTCTTCCCAGCTAGGGTCACGACTTTATGCAGGTTTCTTCAATTCAATGAGCGTTGAGGGCGCTGGTGCCTTACCGGGGCCTCCAAAGAGCAACAATGATGCTTATCTTTCGGCTGTTAGGCTTTCAGGGCCAAGATAG
- the LOC113754480 gene encoding G-type lectin S-receptor-like serine/threonine-protein kinase SD2-5 produces the protein MGKWEFLSIKVALSFSSLLLLLETCMAGTPNVGRLNLGFQGRLLNYLDYGGLFLLSNNSAFALGFRPDQDVNKFQLVVIHKGSSTIIWSANRNNLIRGSDFFTIARNGDAYLQRGGSTIWSTDTANKGVVAMELLDSGNLVLVGNDSSIIWQSFGHPTDTLASNQEFTEGMKLVSNPNSDNLSYSLEIKSGDVILSANYEPPQPYWAMGMDTRRIIDTDGGNVVSATLEGNYWRFYNQDKVLLWHFVISPNHDENTTWVAALENAGFITFSPLLADGNFSASLIAIPHDPCGRPEACDPYFVCERVGSCLCPSALHSCTKSSVSFCDISQDSVELVDAGDTLSYSALDITPPSAKTDLNGCKASCQGNCSCAAMFFHHSGNCFLFDQIGSLQHSKNGTQYASYIKVLTNASGGANQGGGGTHKTRYVIVIVVIISALLAIFGLLYAGYQYHQKKNKALPESPEESSEEEIFGENLSGLPVRFRYNDLQIATNNFSKKLGRGGFGSVYQGILPDGTRLAVKKLEGIGQGKKEFRAEVSSIGRIRHLHLVKLKGFCAEGNDRLLVYEYMGNGSLDRWLFRKNRGEFMLNWETRYSIALGTAKGLAYLHEDCDVKIVHCDIKPENVLLDDHFAAKVSDFGLAKLMSREESNVFTTLRGTRGYLAPEWITNRAISEKSDVYSYGLVLLEIIGGRRTFDRSEPSEKSHFPSYAFKMMEEGKLEDIIDGSLKIDEKDERVSTAIKVAFWCIQDKMFLRPSMTKVVQMLEGICPVPPPPRCSQLGSQRYAVFFRSMSNEGVGASPGPRMSNDDAHLLATSLSGPR, from the coding sequence ATGGGAAAGTGGGAATTTCTGTCTATCAAAGTGGCTCTTTCCTTTTCTAGTCTGTTGCTGCTGCTTGAAACATGTATGGCCGGTACTCCGAATGTAGGCAGGCTGAATCTGGGATTCCAGGGAAGGCTATTGAACTATCTAGACTATGGGGGGTTGTTTCTTCTTTCCAACAATTCTGCTTTCGCATTGGGCTTCCGACCCGATCAAGATGTCAATAAATTTCAACTTGTGGTTATTCACAAGGGCAGCTCAACAATCATTTGGTCTGCTAATAGAAACAATCTGATTCGAGGTTCAGATTTCTTCACAATCGCTAGAAATGGGGATGCTTACTTGCAACGTGGTGGATCCACCATTTGGTCCACAGATACTGCTAACAAAGGAGTTGTAGCAATGGAATTGCTGGATTCAGGAAATTTGGTGCTTGTTGGCAATGACAGCAGTATAATATGGCAGAGCTTTGGCCATCCCACTGATACCCTTGCGTCGAATCAGGAGTTCACTGAAGGAATGAAACTCGTAAGCAATCCCAACTCCGATAATTTGAGCTACTCTCTTGAGATAAAGTCTGGAGATGTAATTCTATCAGCAAATTATGAACCCCCACAGCCTTATTGGGCCATGGGAATGGATACCAGAAGAATCATTGACACAGATGGAGGGAATGTTGTATCTGCAACTCTTGAGGGCAATTACTGGAGGTTTTATAATCAAGATAAAGTGTTGCTTTGGCATTTTGTTATCTCTCCTAATCATGATGAAAATACCACATGGGTGGCAGCTTTGGAAAATGCTGGTTTCATCACTTTCAGCCCTCTTCTAGCTGATGGTAACTTCAGTGCCTCCTTGATAGCAATACCACATGATCCGTGTGGTAGACCTGAAGCATGTGATCCATATTTTGTTTGTGAGAGAGTAGGCAGTTGCCTGTGCCCTTCAGCCCTTCACTCTTGCACGAAAAGTAGTGTCTCCTTCTGCGATATATCACAGGACTCTGTGGAGCTTGTTGATGCAGGGGACACTCTTAGTTACTCTGCTCTTGATATTACTCCACCCTCTGCTAAAACAGATTTAAATGGCTGCAAAGCCTCTTGCCAAGGAAACTGCTCTTGTGCTGCCATGTTCTTTCACCATTCAGGAAACTGTTTTTTGTTTGATCAGATAGGAAGCTTGCAGCACTCCAAAAATGGTACTCAATATGCTTCTTATATCAAAGTCTTGACCAATGCAAGCGGTGGGGCAAATCAAGGAGGTGGTGGAACTCACAAAACACGCTATGTGATTGTCATCGTGGTCATCATCTCAGCTTTGCTCGCTATTTTTGGTCTCCTTTATGCAGGATATCAGTACCACCAGAAGAAAAACAAGGCATTGCCTGAATCCCCTGAAGAGTCTTCAGAGGAGGAAATTTTTGGGGAGAATTTATCAGGACTGCCAGTTCGTTTTAGGTACAATGATCTTCAGATTGCAACTAACAACTTCAGCAAGAAGCTTGGTCGAGGTGGTTTTGGTTCAGTTTACCAGGGGATTCTCCCTGATGGAACTAGATTGGCTGTGAAGAAATTGGAAGGCATTGGTCAAGGGAAGAAAGAATTTCGAGCAGAAGTTAGCAGTATTGGGAGAATTCGTCATCTTCATTTGGTCAAGCTTAAAGGCTTCTGTGCTGAAGGGAATGACCGTCTTCTTGTGTACGAGTACATGGGAAATGGATCTCTTGATAGATGGCTTTTCCGGAAAAACAGAGGGGAATTCATGTTGAATTGGGAAACTAGATACAGCATTGCACTAGGAACAGCTAAGGGTCTGGCTTATCTCCATGAAGATTGTGATGTGAAGATAGTTCACTGTGACATAAAGCCTGAGAATGTACTTCTTGATGACCACTTTGCTGCAAAAGTCTCAGATTTTGGTCTTGCTAAGCTTATGAGTCGAGAGGAGAGTAATGTTTTCACCACATTAAGGGGAACAAGGGGGTATCTTGCACCAGAATGGATCACAAACCGTGCCATATCAGAGAAGAGCGATGTTTACAGTTATGGCCTAGTGCTGCTTGAGATAATTGGTGGTAGAAGAACCTTTGATCGCTCAGAGCCCTCAGAGAAATCCCATTTTCCTTCTTATGCTTTTAAAATGATGGAAGAAGGAAAACTGGAGGACATCATTGATGGAAGTTTAAAGATAGATGAAAAGGATGAGAGAGTTTCTACAGCTATTAAAGTTGCTTTCTGGTGCATACAGGATAAAATGTTCCTAAGACCATCAATGACCAAGGTAGTTCAGATGCTGGAAGGAATCTGCCCTGTCCCTCCGCCACCGCGCTGTTCGCAGCTAGGGTCACAACGTTATGCAGTTTTCTTCAGGTCAATGAGCAATGAGGGCGTTGGCGCCTCACCGGGGCCTCGAATGAGCAACGATGATGCTCATCTTTTGGCTACAAGTCTTTCAGGGCCAAGATAG